In a genomic window of Phragmites australis chromosome 14, lpPhrAust1.1, whole genome shotgun sequence:
- the LOC133890571 gene encoding transmembrane E3 ubiquitin-protein ligase FLY2-like, whose product MGRAAAVGGAVMRAAVVGLVAVGIALALAPPLAAALRPLREHVTATGAAASAGSWADEHAFFKRDENDISPYSWNITGTYKGSWGFTGATNGSSRFLEFVKSNGDLVLELLSTPTKISGVHYVQGSITFHDVIDNTHDHGVAQIRLEGVYIWPFRQLRMVANSGADGEPLQEEDYFLSNPYHLLRIFSSQVFQESSEEKNQRKNSLTYDMEKHCNTEIAAKVVRVSSNLNGEHEKYRLEGLMDSPAVEDDGECFPPILLNATSLNVEVYYNKAVNYTLMVTFISFLQVLLLIRQMEHSNTQSGAAKVSILMIGQQAIMDAYLCLLHLTAGILVESLFNAFATAAFFKFVVFSIFEMRYLLAIWKASRPLNSGEGWEIMRRELSVLYSRFYGILLGGILLMYELHNFLRPLLILMYSFWVPQIVTNVIRDTRKPLHPQYILGMTISRLAIPLYIFGCPSNFMRIEPDKKWCIAFTVFMGIQAAVLLLQHYLGSRCFIPRQILPEKYCYHRKVEDNTNQPIDCVICMTTIDLTQRTSEYMVAPCEHIFHSGCLQRWMDIKMECPTCRRPLPPA is encoded by the exons ATggggcgcgccgccgccgttggcGGCGCCGTGATGAGAGCCGCTGTGGTGGGTCTCGTGGCGGTCGGCATCGCCCTGGCTCTGGCCCCGCcgctggcggcggcgctgcggcCGCTCAGGGAGCACGTCACGGCCACCGGAGCCGCCGCCTCTGCCGGCTCGTGGGCCGATGAG CATGCCTTCTTCAAGAGGGATGAGAACGATATAAGCCCATATTCATGGAATATTACAGGAACATATAAAG GGAGCTGGGGCTTTACTGGTGCCACAAATGGTTCGTCTAGGTTTCTTGAGTTTGTGAAATCTAATGGTGATTTGGTTTTGGAATTGTTGAGCACTCCAACAAAGATAAGCGGGGTACATTACGTTCAG GGATCAATTACATTCCATGATGTTATTGACAACACCCATGATCATGGAGTTGCTCAAATAAGGTTAGAAGGAGTGTATATCTGGCCTTTTAGACAGCTTCGAATGGTAGCAAACAG tGGCGCAGATGGTGAGCCACTTCAAGAAGAGGATTACTTTTTGTCGAATCCGTACCATTTG CTGCGGATTTTCTCTTCTCAAGTGTTCCAAGAATCTTCTGAAGAGAAGAACCAGAGGAAAAATT CTCTCACATACGACATGGAGAAACACTGTAACACAGAAATAGCTGCTAAGGTGGTTCGTGTGTCATCTAACCTGAATG GAGAGCATGAGAAGTACCGGTTGGAGGGTTTGATGGACAGTCCAGCTGTCGAAGATGATGGGGAGTGCTTCCCCCCTATCTTATTGAATGCAACATCTTTGAACGTTGAAGTTTATTACAACAAAGCAGTCAACTACACACTGATGGTCACTTTT ATCTCTTTCCTCCAAGTTTTGCTGCTGATTAGACAAATGGAGCATAGCAACACTCAATCC GGAGCTGCGAAGGTTTCTATTTTAATGATTGGCCAACAAGCTATCATGGATGCATATCTTTGTCTTCTTCATCTGACCGCTGGGATATTGGTTG AGTCTCTCTTTAATGCCTTTGCTACGGCTGCCTTCTTCAAGTTTGTcgtattttctatttttgaaatGAGGTACCTCCTTGCTATATGGAAAGCAAGTAGACCGTTGAACAGTGGAGAAGGTTGGGAAATAATGAGGCGAGAGCTGTCTGTTCTTTACAGCCGCTTTT ATGGCATTCTTTTGGGAGGAATCCTTCTCATGTATGAGTTGCACAATTTCTTACGCCCACTTCTTATCCTGATGTACTCCTTTTGGGTACCTCAAATTGTCACAAATGTCATCCGGGATACAAGAAAACCTCTGCACCCGCAGTATATTTTAGGCATGACCATTTCCCGCCTTGCTATTCCACTGTATATATTTGGTTGCCCTAGTAACTTCATGCGCATTGAGCCCGACAAGAAATGGTGCATAGCTTTCACAGTATTCATGGGTATCCAAGCAGCTGTGCTTCTGCTTCAGCACTATCTTGGTTCTCGCTGCTTTATTCCTCGCCAG ATCCTGCCTGAGAAATACTGCTACCACAGGAAGGTAGAGGATAACACAAATCAGCCCATTGATTGTGTTATTTGCATGACTACGATTGATCTTACCCAAAGAACAAGTGAATACATG GTGGCACCTTGTGAGCATATATTCCACTCAGGCTGCTTACAACGATGGATGGACATCAAGATGGAGTGCCCAACTTGCAGGCGCCCCCTACCGCCGGCTTAG